The region TTTTGCAACAATTGGAGTCAAATTATAATTTATGTTTTGTTTAACACTCTGGTCTGAGGTGAATGTGATTGAATTGCGGGTTAAAATATGGTTTATATAAGCATCGCCTAAATAATTGGTAGAACTTCCCAAATGAAAATACCAATCGTTTTCCGGATACATCCTTGGAGCACTATAAGCCCCTCCCCAATCCGTAATGATATCTGTCCAATTATCAAAACGGGTATTTCCATTTAAACGAGTATTCCCTACTACGTGTAATTTATCACTTGTACTTGTCGTTCCTATAGCCAAGTTTCCATTAGCATCTAAACGCATTTTTTCGCTACTGCCTATAGTGAAACCAATTATATTAATGGCTGGGTGAAATAATCCGGTTTGGTCATTACCGTACCACGTATAGTCTGGTGTGTTGGCTGCTGAAAAGCCATTATTACCCCTAATTCGAGCTGCAGATCCACTTATAGATGAAGTGGAACCTACAACCAAATCGCCTGTAAACTTATGCTTTTCACCACCTCCTGGTGCAGTTGTTGAACCATAAGATACGGCCCCACCACTAAATACTTTAATTTGTGCATTAACTGTAATAGTCAATGTAGAAAAAAGAATGATTAATTTTTTCATAATAAATGCTTTCTACAAATTTCAGTCATTTAAAAAAAATCAGATGACGAAAATCAGATATTGAGATGATTTTCGTCAGGATGTAAGCTTGTGTTTAATTGATAAGACATATTGAATTCATAATGCTAATGAATTCAATATGTATATACTGCTTGAAAAGTAATCCCCTAAACTAAATAGCCAGCGCATCTGCTTCCACAAAAGTACCTCCATCTAGAAAAATCAAATCGCCGACTTTTACCTTTTCGTCGCGGCTTCGAGAAGTGATGCTAAGAGGTCTCGACTCCGCTCGACCTGACATTCATTAAGTAAGAGCATCCGCCACTACAAAAGTACTTCCACCTACAAAAATTAAATCGCCCGCTTTTGCTTTTTTCTTTGCGGCTTCAATCGCTGATTTTACGTTTTCGTAAGTAGTTCCTTTTAATCCGGCTTGAGAAGCCTGAGATGCTAATTCGTTTTCGTTGAGCGCGCGAAGGATATTGGCTTAGGTGCCGAAGAGGAAATAATTAGTATAAATTAAGGCACTTTATTTGTGCCGATATGACTTCAAATAAATCATATTTTTTGAATATAATTAACACAACTTCACCCCTATTGCTTAATGATTTTTATAGTTATAAAAGGATTTCTGTTTCTCTCTAATCGAATGTAATAAACACCTGCATTACCATCAAATTCAAATTCTAAATCCTTTTGTTGGTAAATTTCCCGAATGAAAACTAACTCACCACGTGTTGAATAAATTTTTATAGCAGTAACATCGTTTAAAACAGATGTATTTATTTTTATTTTACCGGCAGTAGGATTTGGATAGAGAAGTAAAGTCGGAATATTTAACTCATTAATTCCTACATTTTGTATTAAGGTACAAACAGAAGTATCCTGACAACCATTTTGCGTAACAATTACTGCGTAAGAACCATTCATGCTTGCGGTAAAAGTTTGGGCCGTAGCGCCAACTATTATTTGATTTAAATTACAATCATACCATTGAAATGTGGCGCCGGTGGCTAGTGCTGAAATAGTTAATCCACTATTTGTAACATTAACATTTGGCTGATTAACCAACAAGTTGGTAACAATAACACTGTCGCACCCTTTTGCCGTAAATAGATTTGATGTATAAGTTCCTGCCGTACTCACCACTGTACCACTAGGCAAGGTGTAAGTATTACCTGCGCAAATGGTAGCATTTGTTGTTGCAGAAAAATTAGGGCTTACAGAAACCACAATTGGGGTCCGGTTTAAGCTTGTATCACAAGTAATGGATTCCGCATAGTAAGTATAGGTTCCTGCGGATAAATTCGGTGTTACAAAATTAGCTCCGGTATTAATAAAACTTCCACCGTTGGGAACATTGTACCATAGTACGTTTCCTTGCGCATTAACAGAAAGCGTTGTTGTATTACCGGCACAAATATTTAACATAGCACTTGTAGTTGAATTAACCGGTGAACTAGGAGCTGTACACTCATATAACATGGAAACAAATGCATCGCCTCCCAAACTTGTAAGAGTGTAAACTGTTGGTGCCGGATCAAAATCGATTGTTGTGTAAAATTGACCGCAATAAATAACTTGATTATCTTTATTTACAGCCATACTCCATGCGTAATCATTAGAAGCCCCTTGTGGTGTAAACACCCACTGTAGTTGTCCGGTTGTATTTAATTTGAAAACAAAAAAATCATAAGAGCTTGCCAAGCTACTTGCAGTATAAGTATTCACTGAGGGATCAAAATCAGTGACTCCAACATGATGACCTACCGCATAAACATCGCCAAGCGAATTGAAATTAACCGATTCGATAACCGTGTAACCGGAAGGGCTTTGATATCCGCCTCCAAAAATAAAATTTCCATTCATGTCGTACTTAGCCAAAAAAGCATCCGCCGTTGAAAGACAGTTTAAAGTATATTGTGCTGCGGAAGGGTCCAAATCACACTGACCTAAAAATGTTCCTCCTACTAAAAGGTTATTTCCTTGGCATGAAACTGAATTAATTTGACTATTGCCTGTGCTTTGGATAGTTTTGGCCCAAATAAAATTACCGGCACTGCTTAGTTTTAAAATAAAAGCGTTTTCTGAACTACTTCCACTTGTTAGATTGAAAACAGTTGGGCCAGGATCAAAATCGACAGTACCAACAAAGTAGCCTGCAATAATAACATTATCCGAATTATCAATAGTAACCGATTCTGAATAGTCATAAGATGTACTTCCAAATTTATGCGCCCACAAAAAATTACCGGAGTTGTCGAGTTTTAAAATAAAGCAATCGTAGTTTCCGGCTGTACTTAAATTATAAACCCCTGTTCCGGGATTAAAGTCAACCGTAGCGCTATTAAAATAACCTGTAATAATAACATTGTTATTCTGATCTAAACTTAAACCGTAACAGTAGTCTTGTAAAGTACCGCCAACTTTCTTAGCCCAAACAAAATTGCCGGCCGCGTCTAATTTCATCACAAAACAATCGTATTGCCCCGAAGATGATAATGTATACGTTCCAAT is a window of Bacteroidota bacterium DNA encoding:
- a CDS encoding tail fiber domain-containing protein produces the protein MKKLIILFSTLTITVNAQIKVFSGGAVSYGSTTAPGGGEKHKFTGDLVVGSTSSISGSAARIRGNNGFSAANTPDYTWYGNDQTGLFHPAINIIGFTIGSSEKMRLDANGNLAIGTTSTSDKLHVVGNTRLNGNTRFDNWTDIITDWGGAYSAPRMYPENDWYFHLGSSTNYLGDAYINHILTRNSITFTSDQSVKQNINYNLTPIVAKLKQVKPASYNYKSNLSPGAPAAIKASQSASTEYGLIAQDLITVFPELVEKDQATGLYGVKYIEFIPLLINVFNQQQSELDSLKKQLNQCCAMSNGNNRIITQDSNSSDESNNSSYIKQNNPNPFNKETLIEYFVAERNANASVLVFDMNGKLLKTLKITSSGKGSITINANDFAPGMYYYSLVVNNKEVGTKKMILTE
- a CDS encoding SBBP repeat-containing protein; the encoded protein is MRMKVYKLAIIGFISLTTTVFSQSFGWANQFSNINPVINFAVTTDKFNNVYTTGLFHGTADFDSSPGQYTLTAIAGDVFVQKSDSAGNFIWAKQIGGTSGEYGKSIKTDNAGNVYICGYFQGVADFDPGIGTYTLSSSGQYDCFVMKLDAAGNFVWAKKVGGTLQDYCYGLSLDQNNNVIITGYFNSATVDFNPGTGVYNLSTAGNYDCFILKLDNSGNFLWAHKFGSTSYDYSESVTIDNSDNVIIAGYFVGTVDFDPGPTVFNLTSGSSSENAFILKLSSAGNFIWAKTIQSTGNSQINSVSCQGNNLLVGGTFLGQCDLDPSAAQYTLNCLSTADAFLAKYDMNGNFIFGGGYQSPSGYTVIESVNFNSLGDVYAVGHHVGVTDFDPSVNTYTASSLASSYDFFVFKLNTTGQLQWVFTPQGASNDYAWSMAVNKDNQVIYCGQFYTTIDFDPAPTVYTLTSLGGDAFVSMLYECTAPSSPVNSTTSAMLNICAGNTTTLSVNAQGNVLWYNVPNGGSFINTGANFVTPNLSAGTYTYYAESITCDTSLNRTPIVVSVSPNFSATTNATICAGNTYTLPSGTVVSTAGTYTSNLFTAKGCDSVIVTNLLVNQPNVNVTNSGLTISALATGATFQWYDCNLNQIIVGATAQTFTASMNGSYAVIVTQNGCQDTSVCTLIQNVGINELNIPTLLLYPNPTAGKIKINTSVLNDVTAIKIYSTRGELVFIREIYQQKDLEFEFDGNAGVYYIRLERNRNPFITIKIIKQ